In a single window of the Acetivibrio clariflavus DSM 19732 genome:
- a CDS encoding transglutaminase-like domain-containing protein, whose protein sequence is MLNNRIMKNIAMFLIIVLALTFALPSQEVLAIEMVLDSQTLTDLIYKKNFENDDNAISQSEASTQAGSLAVKLNSCYDILKQAYKDNDITQFRKSVNDTIKLLNDYNRSIIEELDKNEKILEELGNKEVLKRNSEFRAQILSKLLELKTIFEELEYISKNVNSLDESDAVHIEEKLAKVDKLFMPEQPENPLGSNLPHRNLSEQPKVASTGAEAATLYMNGVKENNLKELPKEPQPEDLAETQETRLNDQIKELADSLGTAVNMYEYVRNNIDFEPYYGSRKGAAGTLAHKSGNDYDQASLLIAMLRYKNIPARYVRGLAEIDIDKAMEWTQADTPEAAAKILAAAGIPVTTLVSGGKIAAVCVEHVWVEAYVPYGIYRGLKNEGQSIWVPLDPSFKKYQRVEGLTSLQEVIGVDLNTFNQRIMTIDKETGKATGVDTDAYDELITEAVQRLENYITYNNLGTRPIRKCLEKTEYWSKSLGCCHYRYRIKQGVQSLNSTRCLNNIQMW, encoded by the coding sequence ATGTTGAATAATAGAATTATGAAAAATATTGCGATGTTTTTAATTATCGTCTTGGCTTTGACTTTTGCACTTCCTTCTCAAGAAGTTCTGGCAATTGAAATGGTGTTGGATTCACAGACATTAACTGATTTGATATATAAGAAAAATTTCGAAAATGATGACAATGCTATATCACAGTCAGAGGCCAGTACACAAGCCGGAAGTCTGGCAGTAAAGCTAAACTCATGCTATGACATTTTAAAACAAGCTTATAAAGATAATGATATAACTCAGTTTAGAAAAAGTGTAAATGATACCATTAAACTTTTGAATGATTATAACAGGTCTATTATTGAAGAATTGGATAAAAACGAAAAGATATTGGAAGAGTTGGGTAACAAAGAAGTACTGAAGAGAAATAGTGAGTTTAGAGCTCAAATTCTATCAAAGCTTTTAGAATTAAAAACAATATTTGAGGAATTGGAGTATATATCAAAAAATGTTAACAGTTTGGATGAATCGGATGCTGTGCATATAGAGGAAAAACTAGCAAAAGTGGATAAACTCTTTATGCCTGAACAGCCTGAAAATCCTCTTGGAAGCAATTTGCCGCACAGGAATTTGTCGGAGCAACCTAAAGTTGCATCAACGGGAGCCGAAGCGGCGACTTTATACATGAATGGAGTGAAGGAAAATAATCTTAAAGAACTCCCTAAAGAACCACAACCTGAGGATTTGGCAGAAACACAAGAAACAAGGCTTAACGACCAAATAAAAGAGCTTGCAGATTCCCTTGGTACTGCTGTTAACATGTATGAGTATGTAAGAAACAATATTGATTTTGAGCCATATTACGGTTCAAGAAAAGGTGCAGCTGGAACACTGGCTCATAAATCAGGTAATGACTATGATCAGGCTTCTCTATTAATAGCAATGCTAAGGTACAAAAACATACCTGCAAGATATGTAAGGGGTCTTGCTGAAATTGATATAGATAAAGCAATGGAATGGACGCAAGCTGACACACCGGAAGCAGCTGCCAAAATTCTTGCAGCAGCAGGCATACCTGTTACAACATTGGTATCAGGAGGAAAAATAGCTGCTGTCTGTGTGGAACATGTATGGGTTGAAGCCTATGTTCCTTACGGAATATACAGAGGATTAAAAAATGAAGGGCAAAGTATATGGGTACCGCTTGACCCTTCGTTCAAGAAGTATCAGAGAGTAGAAGGACTTACTAGCTTACAAGAGGTTATAGGCGTTGACCTTAATACATTCAACCAAAGGATAATGACCATTGATAAGGAAACAGGCAAGGCGACAGGAGTAGATACAGATGCATACGATGAGTTAATAACTGAAGCAGTACAGAGGCTTGAAAACTATATTACATACAATAACCTAGGAACAAGACCTATTCGGAAGTGTTTGGAGAAAACAGAATATTGGAGCAAAAGCTTGGGATGTTGCCATTATCGCTACCGTATAAAACAAGGGGTACAGTCGCTAAATTCAACAAGGTGTCTGAACAATATTCAGATGTGGTAA
- the istA gene encoding IS21 family transposase, with protein MIKMAQLEDIRKMYFMEDLSIREISRRTGIHRDTISKYISMEESKPPKYKLTKERKHPVLGPYIPLIKQIIKEDKTRHRKQRHTGTKIFEILKSEGFTDGYNTVMDYLLRKEYRKQKEAFLPLEFELGTYAEVDWTEAYFYLKGKETKAHIFVMKLRGSGGFYVRAYPFEKQEAFFDGHIKCFEFMNGVPYKIAYDNLKTAVKKILEGSNREEQEQFISLRTHYLYESTFCRPAKGSDKGGVENAGKEAVRRFFVPYPEVDSFEELNEYLHKECVKLLEKNPKWEAEKAALRPLPAIRFDGARYKEAKVNRYSMVQFETNRYSVPTVYVGEKVTVRATANEVKILYKGAIIASHPRIYGRNQEHITLDHYLELLLQKSRALDNTKVYKPQTMAPIYEQYRRILNARSPKGNREFVRILMLHRDYPPALVTEAVETAMAYNVYGYDGVLNILGQLLVSNRPKMNPVSKDKLNNIPEVVVIPPDLSKYKILMSGGGQ; from the coding sequence ATGATTAAGATGGCACAATTAGAGGATATCAGAAAAATGTACTTTATGGAAGACCTAAGTATAAGAGAAATAAGTCGAAGAACTGGAATACATAGGGATACAATCTCGAAATATATTTCTATGGAAGAATCAAAACCGCCAAAATATAAGTTAACTAAAGAACGTAAACATCCTGTATTAGGTCCATACATCCCTTTAATTAAACAGATAATAAAAGAGGATAAAACCAGACATCGTAAGCAACGTCACACAGGAACAAAAATATTTGAAATACTAAAATCAGAAGGCTTTACAGATGGATATAATACGGTAATGGACTATCTTCTTAGGAAGGAATATAGAAAACAAAAAGAAGCTTTTCTACCACTGGAATTTGAATTAGGAACTTATGCAGAAGTAGATTGGACAGAAGCATATTTTTACCTTAAAGGCAAGGAGACTAAGGCACATATTTTTGTAATGAAACTGAGAGGCTCAGGCGGTTTTTATGTAAGAGCATATCCCTTTGAAAAACAAGAAGCTTTCTTTGATGGACACATCAAATGTTTTGAGTTTATGAACGGGGTGCCATACAAAATAGCGTATGATAACTTGAAGACAGCAGTAAAGAAAATACTTGAAGGCAGTAACAGAGAAGAGCAGGAACAGTTCATTTCTTTACGTACCCATTACCTTTATGAATCCACATTTTGCCGACCAGCAAAAGGGAGTGATAAAGGTGGTGTAGAAAATGCGGGTAAAGAAGCTGTCCGAAGGTTTTTCGTTCCCTACCCTGAGGTTGATTCCTTTGAGGAATTGAATGAATATCTGCATAAAGAATGTGTTAAACTTCTGGAAAAGAATCCGAAATGGGAGGCTGAAAAGGCTGCATTGAGGCCATTGCCGGCTATAAGGTTTGATGGTGCAAGGTATAAAGAGGCAAAGGTAAATCGCTATTCTATGGTGCAGTTTGAAACAAACCGATACTCTGTTCCCACGGTATATGTGGGAGAGAAAGTCACTGTTAGAGCAACAGCAAATGAAGTAAAAATACTATACAAAGGAGCAATAATAGCGAGCCATCCCAGGATATATGGCCGAAATCAGGAGCATATAACACTGGATCACTATCTGGAACTACTACTGCAAAAATCCCGTGCATTAGACAACACAAAAGTATACAAGCCCCAAACTATGGCACCTATTTATGAACAATATCGCCGGATCTTAAATGCCAGAAGTCCAAAAGGTAACCGAGAATTTGTAAGAATACTTATGCTGCACAGGGATTATCCGCCTGCGTTAGTGACAGAAGCCGTTGAAACTGCTATGGCATACAATGTATATGGTTATGACGGTGTATTGAACATATTGGGGCAGCTATTAGTTTCAAATAGGCCTAAGATGAATCCTGTCAGTAAAGACAAGCTTAATAATATCCCCGAGGTAGTTGTAATTCCCCCTGATCTTAGCAAATATAAAATTCTCATGTCAGGAGGTGGACAATAA
- a CDS encoding pentapeptide repeat-containing protein: MELKKLVEEHQKWVESNGFIGKKIEVENISFNRCTINRKKLCNAHLVKVNFDNCNLKENDMYSCYFLESSFFKADLSESVLSKAVFDYALLRHSKMKNCKAIKTSFSYADLGNSDLSDSDLRGAVFRGSDLSNANLQNVDLTSAVLTGTLLFETNFKGAKGIEEIYSDYVFIGTKDNPKRIEGDDIIKWLIEKASL; the protein is encoded by the coding sequence ATGGAATTGAAAAAGTTAGTGGAAGAACATCAAAAATGGGTTGAATCAAACGGATTTATTGGTAAAAAAATAGAAGTTGAAAATATCAGTTTTAATAGATGTACAATTAATAGAAAAAAGTTATGTAATGCTCATTTGGTTAAAGTAAATTTTGACAATTGTAATTTAAAAGAAAATGATATGTATTCGTGTTATTTTTTGGAATCATCATTTTTTAAAGCCGACTTATCAGAATCGGTTTTGAGTAAAGCTGTATTTGATTATGCTTTATTAAGACATTCAAAAATGAAAAATTGTAAAGCAATTAAAACATCTTTTAGTTATGCAGACTTAGGCAATTCAGATTTATCAGATTCGGATTTAAGAGGTGCAGTATTTAGAGGTTCAGATTTAAGTAATGCGAACCTTCAAAATGTAGATCTGACCAGTGCAGTATTAACTGGAACATTGCTATTTGAAACAAATTTTAAGGGTGCAAAAGGCATTGAAGAGATATACTCGGACTATGTCTTTATTGGAACAAAAGATAATCCTAAAAGAATAGAAGGTGATGATATAATTAAATGGTTAATTGAAAAAGCTTCATTATAA
- a CDS encoding Athe_2463 domain-containing protein — MRKVIAIVLIVLALTTSVSTAFEIERIQLVELANKELISLGLHDEDYFKLKNDNGKPLSTNQYLSGYRNYIVYGNPHGDFKEGRYRYLGYTMSDAIFTNYLFPNDVTSTTGLWNRNWIEDPKDNPETSWRPEVQGEGIFNNNPIYEESIRLGLKLISRKNPDGSLLDFPDDKIAERQWHKYVHIYQPPTSVSWGCGIMFHNDGKNYLTVPLSPEGLRGDLSVQFEEIPSSVAAGKKVQVLVQVKSTFKRDLTEADGSAPEFKWEITDKATNKPVPSVKYYGYVEKDTGKIELSANGETALFAEFEMPEHEVNIKFEINKEGVNPAETYLDNNVLNAVITPAIKINTFGDIELDYNILSRKVNFPLADGRAITAKLSAPNGKLTGNAWGTLNIYNDSVNLFRGFENQTIKVNEPAGNIIKYPEISTTIHRKDATYDSNSNSYDNPMERKWLDGPAVKTAVGAISFGGRAYANYIYTVNRTNEDGSTYTETRTGITGADFDSGTDTKNITTKIYNGKPTIPTKTFENKIENNTPNYLIKNLWWTSEPYELDVVRWMCHQDVDGSLYGWTAVPGRYKRIFTQQNSAIIKWNVLSTMENEYKRSREAARNMNYRKSEYDKAVFASDIAFKNVDYPIKSGYYLNPTGTYTFTVETITYKPTNDETKDHKELVEAVINSFRYETDLMYINSNNQPVNLQNELLTKSGNSYARRPAALTAKDPTGVDGVKMLYVEKTNYTRDFEELKHSEKSGEYTHEFFKAILEGYEESGTLESRDKYKYREYIKDGQRIYKITEKTTVTIKINPENRKLYTYINMPDGKYTVAAWIGDIALSEANSEFKKLGTLKGVYNFDAIEVTVKGTLYDDQNPVIGR, encoded by the coding sequence GTGAGAAAGGTTATAGCCATTGTTTTAATTGTTTTGGCTTTAACTACTAGTGTAAGTACTGCATTTGAAATAGAAAGAATTCAGCTTGTTGAGTTAGCAAATAAAGAACTTATTTCATTAGGATTACATGATGAAGACTATTTTAAACTGAAAAATGATAATGGAAAACCTCTTTCTACTAATCAATATTTATCAGGGTATAGAAATTATATTGTTTATGGAAATCCTCATGGAGATTTTAAAGAGGGTAGGTATAGGTATTTAGGCTATACCATGTCGGATGCAATTTTTACTAATTATCTATTCCCGAACGATGTAACTTCAACAACAGGACTTTGGAATAGAAATTGGATTGAAGACCCTAAAGATAATCCAGAAACTAGTTGGAGACCGGAAGTTCAGGGGGAAGGAATATTCAACAACAACCCAATATATGAGGAAAGTATAAGATTAGGGTTAAAACTAATATCAAGAAAAAATCCCGACGGTTCTCTACTGGACTTTCCCGACGACAAAATTGCCGAAAGACAATGGCACAAATATGTTCACATATACCAACCGCCCACAAGCGTAAGCTGGGGATGTGGTATAATGTTTCATAACGACGGCAAAAACTATTTGACTGTACCGCTGTCACCGGAAGGACTTAGGGGTGACCTCAGTGTTCAATTTGAAGAAATACCGTCAAGTGTTGCAGCAGGTAAAAAAGTACAAGTACTTGTACAAGTTAAATCTACATTCAAAAGAGACTTGACTGAAGCCGACGGAAGTGCGCCGGAATTCAAATGGGAGATAACAGATAAAGCAACAAATAAGCCGGTACCTTCGGTAAAGTATTATGGCTATGTGGAGAAGGATACCGGCAAAATTGAACTATCTGCTAATGGTGAAACTGCACTTTTTGCAGAATTTGAAATGCCGGAACATGAAGTAAACATTAAGTTTGAGATAAATAAAGAAGGAGTGAACCCAGCAGAAACTTATCTTGACAATAATGTTTTAAATGCAGTGATAACACCGGCAATAAAAATTAACACCTTTGGAGATATAGAACTTGACTACAATATATTGAGCAGAAAAGTTAATTTTCCTTTAGCTGACGGTAGGGCTATAACTGCAAAACTGTCGGCGCCAAATGGAAAATTGACCGGAAATGCCTGGGGAACATTAAATATATACAATGACTCTGTTAATTTGTTCAGAGGATTTGAAAATCAAACAATAAAAGTGAATGAACCGGCAGGTAACATAATAAAGTATCCGGAAATTAGCACAACAATACATAGAAAAGATGCTACATATGATTCAAACAGCAATAGCTATGACAACCCCATGGAAAGAAAATGGCTGGACGGACCGGCGGTAAAAACAGCCGTTGGGGCAATTAGTTTTGGGGGAAGAGCATATGCCAATTACATATACACCGTCAACAGAACCAATGAGGATGGCAGTACATACACAGAAACGAGAACGGGTATTACCGGTGCGGATTTTGATTCCGGTACCGATACAAAAAACATAACGACTAAAATATATAACGGCAAGCCTACAATACCGACCAAGACTTTTGAGAATAAAATAGAGAACAATACACCGAACTATTTAATAAAAAATTTGTGGTGGACAAGCGAACCCTATGAATTGGATGTGGTACGCTGGATGTGTCACCAGGATGTAGATGGCTCACTATATGGATGGACAGCAGTACCGGGACGTTATAAAAGGATATTTACACAACAAAATAGTGCTATAATTAAATGGAATGTTTTAAGTACTATGGAAAACGAATACAAAAGAAGCCGTGAAGCTGCAAGAAATATGAATTACAGAAAATCAGAATATGACAAGGCTGTCTTTGCATCGGACATAGCATTTAAGAATGTGGATTATCCCATTAAGTCAGGATATTATTTAAATCCTACAGGAACATATACATTTACTGTTGAAACAATTACATACAAACCGACAAATGATGAAACCAAAGACCACAAAGAACTAGTAGAAGCAGTTATCAATTCTTTCAGGTATGAGACGGATTTAATGTATATAAACAGCAATAATCAGCCGGTAAATCTGCAAAATGAGTTACTGACCAAAAGCGGAAACAGTTATGCGAGACGTCCTGCTGCATTGACAGCAAAAGATCCGACCGGAGTTGACGGTGTGAAGATGCTTTATGTGGAGAAAACGAACTACACCAGAGATTTTGAGGAATTGAAACACAGTGAAAAAAGCGGTGAATACACCCATGAATTCTTTAAAGCCATACTTGAAGGATATGAGGAGTCAGGGACGCTTGAGAGCAGGGACAAGTATAAATACAGAGAGTACATAAAAGACGGGCAGAGGATATACAAAATAACCGAAAAAACAACAGTTACCATAAAAATTAATCCTGAAAAC
- a CDS encoding copper amine oxidase N-terminal domain-containing protein, with amino-acid sequence MKKFALVVAIALLMTAIFSVLIVFGEMPLRIVVDGDRLFFPDAQPFIDSNGRTQVPARFIGERLGATVTWDSAAQKAVFVKGNKKLVLYIGKKEYELDGKMLQMDTAALLHEDRTFVPARYVAEAFGATVRWDSVIKTVYIDTEGRVVPTPQATKDPIYGWIKVEIDKTYVEYSMTISFSSDKDLLKARLDEAEKMFAERYGKAIAEEVFQYLRQKQEREDHLPLKQYKMGNKIVTAEAGSISFMLDVWKEGVILQ; translated from the coding sequence ATGAAGAAGTTTGCATTGGTTGTTGCAATAGCACTATTAATGACAGCAATATTTTCGGTATTAATTGTATTTGGAGAGATGCCGCTACGTATAGTGGTAGACGGAGATAGATTATTTTTCCCTGATGCACAGCCCTTTATAGATTCCAATGGAAGAACACAGGTACCTGCAAGATTTATAGGAGAGAGGCTGGGGGCAACAGTAACTTGGGATAGCGCAGCACAGAAAGCAGTTTTTGTAAAAGGGAATAAGAAATTGGTTCTTTATATAGGAAAGAAGGAATATGAACTGGACGGCAAGATGTTACAGATGGATACAGCAGCATTATTACATGAAGACAGAACTTTTGTACCGGCCCGATATGTGGCTGAAGCATTTGGAGCGACTGTACGATGGGATAGTGTAATCAAGACAGTGTATATTGATACGGAGGGCAGAGTAGTTCCTACACCACAGGCTACAAAAGACCCGATATATGGTTGGATTAAAGTTGAAATTGATAAAACATATGTGGAATATAGTATGACTATTTCATTTTCATCAGACAAGGATTTATTAAAAGCAAGATTAGACGAAGCTGAGAAAATGTTTGCCGAAAGGTATGGTAAAGCTATTGCAGAAGAAGTTTTTCAATATTTAAGACAAAAACAAGAGAGAGAAGATCATTTGCCTTTGAAGCAGTATAAAATGGGGAATAAAATAGTGACTGCTGAAGCAGGCAGCATATCATTTATGCTAGATGTATGGAAGGAAGGTGTAATTTTGCAGTGA
- a CDS encoding SUKH-3 domain-containing protein, translating into MQILKKAGWFEERRIDIEDILKLLVERKFEIFLAVKEFFAEFAMLEIAVPNPHAKEIIQKYNFRKYDLHHTNVFKALGDAGDYYCTTPFEEFAKEKMIIVGKISNGNMWLMV; encoded by the coding sequence ATGCAAATTCTAAAAAAAGCAGGCTGGTTTGAAGAAAGAAGAATTGATATAGAAGATATTTTGAAATTGTTGGTAGAAAGGAAGTTTGAAATTTTCTTGGCAGTGAAAGAGTTTTTTGCTGAGTTTGCTATGCTAGAGATAGCTGTTCCTAATCCTCATGCAAAAGAAATTATACAAAAATATAATTTCAGAAAATATGACTTACATCATACAAACGTCTTTAAAGCTTTAGGTGATGCTGGAGATTACTATTGCACCACTCCATTTGAGGAATTTGCAAAAGAGAAGATGATAATAGTAGGTAAGATAAGTAATGGGAATATGTGGCTAATGGTATAG
- the istB gene encoding IS21-like element ISCth9 family helper ATPase IstB produces MPVNKMLIEAYLKKLKMPQAAKTYESLAREAADNNLDYEEYLLCVLEQEVHQRENNRIQRGIRQASFPVIKTLESIDFLAIPSLNKPKVLKLMKGEYIRRKENVLLIGNSGVGKTHIAIALGYEACRQGMKVKFYTAAGLINELLAAQQEYRLNKLEKQWLAPHLVILDELGYVPFSKVGAELLFQFCSSRYERGSLIITTNLEFPKWTEVLGDEQMTAALLDRLTHNAHILNINGESYRFKQALSKQPDVI; encoded by the coding sequence ATGCCGGTTAACAAAATGTTAATCGAAGCTTATTTGAAAAAGCTGAAAATGCCTCAGGCTGCAAAAACCTATGAATCCTTAGCAAGAGAAGCAGCGGACAATAATCTGGATTATGAAGAATACCTGTTGTGCGTACTAGAGCAGGAAGTACACCAACGGGAAAATAATCGTATCCAGAGAGGAATACGACAAGCAAGCTTTCCAGTAATCAAAACCCTTGAGAGCATTGACTTTCTTGCTATACCATCCCTGAACAAACCAAAGGTACTTAAACTTATGAAGGGAGAATATATCCGAAGAAAAGAAAATGTCCTGTTGATAGGCAACTCTGGAGTTGGTAAAACCCATATTGCAATTGCTCTTGGTTATGAGGCGTGCCGACAGGGCATGAAAGTAAAGTTCTACACTGCAGCCGGTTTAATTAATGAACTGCTTGCCGCTCAGCAGGAATATCGTCTCAATAAACTTGAAAAACAATGGCTGGCACCGCATTTAGTGATTTTAGATGAATTAGGCTATGTACCTTTCAGTAAAGTCGGGGCAGAATTGCTCTTTCAGTTTTGTTCTTCCCGATATGAGAGAGGCAGCCTGATTATAACAACGAACTTAGAATTTCCAAAATGGACGGAGGTGTTAGGTGATGAACAAATGACAGCTGCCTTGCTTGACCGTTTGACCCATAATGCACACATACTGAACATTAATGGGGAAAGCTACAGGTTTAAGCAGGCTCTTTCGAAACAGCCTGATGTTATTTAA
- a CDS encoding SUKH-3 domain-containing protein: MPFSQSTKELLIKSGWYENRKIDTTELERLIESRGFKVFPKVKEFLQEYGMLEFRIHHPDIKSEVIVHNTNPIQALGDAGDRRIVAQFEELAKEELVIVGELHNRNLFLMISETGKVFCDNGKHGNNFEEALESILNYKSCMAWQNIKE; this comes from the coding sequence ATGCCATTTTCACAATCAACTAAAGAATTATTAATAAAATCAGGATGGTATGAAAATAGGAAAATTGATACAACAGAATTAGAAAGGTTAATTGAATCAAGAGGTTTTAAAGTATTTCCAAAAGTAAAGGAGTTTTTACAAGAATATGGAATGCTAGAATTTAGAATACATCATCCAGATATTAAATCAGAAGTTATTGTTCACAATACGAATCCAATACAAGCATTAGGAGATGCTGGAGATAGAAGAATTGTTGCTCAGTTTGAAGAACTTGCCAAGGAAGAACTTGTTATTGTGGGAGAATTGCATAACCGAAATCTGTTTCTAATGATATCTGAAACAGGGAAAGTATTTTGTGATAATGGAAAGCATGGAAATAATTTTGAAGAGGCTTTAGAATCTATTTTGAACTATAAAAGTTGCATGGCTTGGCAAAATATTAAAGAATAA